The segment CGCACTCGCCGACGCTGGGGTCCGCGGCGCGCGGGCCTCTGAGCGGGGGAGCGCTCCGGATCGCCGGCGATCCGGACGAATATCCGCTCGTCGACGCGCCCGAGTGTCTCCTCCTGACCTCGGCGGCGGCGCTCGAGCGCTTCGGGCCCGACCTGGCGCCCGAGGGGCAGCTCCTGGTGGAGGAGTCGCTCCGCGGACAGGCGCCGGCGTTCGCGGTCGCGCTGCCTCTGATCCAGGCCGCGATCGAGTCGGGCGGGACGTCGCTCGTGCTCGATCTCGTCGCGTCGGCGGTCGTGACCGCCACGACGGGCGCGGTGAGCCGGCGCGCGCTCTACGAGGCCGCGGGGAGGCTCCTGCCCGAGCGGGGAAGGCCCGCCGCGTTCGCGGCGCTCGACGCTGGCATGGAGATCGGAAGGAGTCGATTCCGCGTCTAAAGGGGATCGCTCGATTCGCATTCGGAACGGAAAGGAGACCGAAGACGTGGAGGAAACGCTGTTCATGATCAAGCCCGACGCCGTGCGCGCCAAGAAGATCGGCGCGATTCTCGCGGAGGTCGAAAAGGCGGGGTTCGAGATCGCCTCGATGAAGGTGGCCCACCTCACCCCGGAAGACGCCCGCGAGTTTTACGCCGTGCACGAGGGGAAGCCTTTCTTGGATGACCTCGTCGCCTTCATGTCCTCGGGCCCGGCGGTCCCGTGCCGCCTCAGACGGCAGGATGCGATCCGGACCCTCCGCGATCTGATCGGCGCGACCGACCCGAAGGAGGCGAAGCCGGGCACGATCCGGGCGCTCCACGCGGAATCAAAGCAGAATAACGCGGTCCACGCCTCCGACTCTCCGGGCTCGGCCCGGACGGAGATTCAATTCTTCTTCGGGGAGGGCAAGCCAGGCCGCTAAGCTTGGCTCCCATATGCAAATCGATCTCAGGGAGCTGGCCGACGGCCAGTCCCATCTCACTTACGAAATCCAGGCCCCTTCGGTGGGTCTCACGCCCGCGGATCTCACCGTCGAGGGGCCGCTTACCCTGAGGCTATCCCTCGACCGCCGGGGAGACGAAATCTGGATCCGTGGGAAGGTGCAACTCGTTGCGCACGAAGAATGTAGCCGCTGCCTCGTGGAGTTCTCGGAGAGACTCGAGTTGGAGTTCGAGGTCTTCTGTGCTAAGGTCCGGAATCCCAACGTCGCAAGCTCCAGGGCTGCGGATGAGGAGGATGGGGGGGTGCACTTCCACGATGGTCGTGTCCTCATCATCGACGAAGAGATCCGCGAGGCCGTGATCCTCGGCATACCGATGAAGCCACTCTGCAAGGAATCTTGCGCGGGGCTTTGCCCTCGGTGCGGCGAGGATCGCAATCAAGGACCCTGCCGCTGCGCGCGCGCGGCCGCCGGTTGACCCATCACTGAGGGATCGCCCATATGGCCGTACCCAAGAG is part of the Candidatus Eisenbacteria bacterium genome and harbors:
- a CDS encoding nucleoside-diphosphate kinase, which gives rise to MEETLFMIKPDAVRAKKIGAILAEVEKAGFEIASMKVAHLTPEDAREFYAVHEGKPFLDDLVAFMSSGPAVPCRLRRQDAIRTLRDLIGATDPKEAKPGTIRALHAESKQNNAVHASDSPGSARTEIQFFFGEGKPGR
- a CDS encoding DUF177 domain-containing protein, whose product is MQIDLRELADGQSHLTYEIQAPSVGLTPADLTVEGPLTLRLSLDRRGDEIWIRGKVQLVAHEECSRCLVEFSERLELEFEVFCAKVRNPNVASSRAADEEDGGVHFHDGRVLIIDEEIREAVILGIPMKPLCKESCAGLCPRCGEDRNQGPCRCARAAAG